A genomic segment from Nicotiana tabacum cultivar K326 chromosome 7, ASM71507v2, whole genome shotgun sequence encodes:
- the LOC107815737 gene encoding uncharacterized protein LOC107815737, whose protein sequence is MDSFVISSAYRALPLNLPNSNITSFNLSSFCFFRFEKPKKLKTSSVTVSSLNPQNPNSQWQNQSSYLKPFSLLLPIFKKVKDFAAKASMNKWVSFLRGGSGPENVPEKLSGNLLQNGSFGMALLSITSTAKVKISPFVATLAANPTFVSGFIAWLVAQSMKVFLNFYVERKWDFRIMFASGGMPSSHTALCTALTTSVAICHGVADSLFPVCLGFSLIVMYDAIGVRRHAGMQAEVLNLIVEDLFQGHPISQRKLKELLGHTPSQVFAGALLGIVVAWMCCQGCLIAI, encoded by the exons ATGGATTCTTTCGTAATAAGCTCCGCTTATAGAGCACTCCCTCTTAACCTTCCAAACTCTAATATCACTTCTTTCAATCTTTCCTCTTTCTGTTTTTTCAGATTCGAAAAACCCAAGAAATTGAAAACGTCTTCAGTTACTGTTTCATCCTTAAATCCCCAAAACCCCAATTCACAATGGCAAAATCAGAGCTCATACTTAAAACCCTTTTCACTTCTTCTCCCGATTTTCAAGAAAGTTAAAGACTTTGCAGCAAAGGCCTCAATGAACAAATGGGTCTCTTTTTTAAGAGGTGGTAGTGGCCCTGAGAATGTTCCAGAGAAGCTTAGCGGAAATCTGTTGCAAAATGGAAGCTTTGGAATGGCTCTTTTGAGTATAACTTCAACAGCAAAGGTGAAAATAAGTCCATTTGTAGCTACATTAGCTGCTAACCCAACGTTTGTTTCGGGGTTTATAGCTTGGTTGGTGGCACAGTCGATGAAAGTTTTTTTGAATTTCTATGTGGAGAGAAAATGGGACTTTAGGATTATGTTTGCATCTGGAGGAATGCCTTCTTCTCATACAGCTTTGTGCACGGCATTGACAACCTCAGTTGCTATTTGTCATGGTGTTGCTGACTCATTATTTCCCGTTTGTTTGGGGTTTAGTTTAATTGTGATGTATGATGCTATTGGTGTGAGACGGCATGCTGGGATGCAAGCAGAG GTTCTCAATCTGATCGTTGAGGACTTATTCCAAGGGCATCCCATCAGTCAAAGAAAGCTAAAAGAACTTCTAGGCCACACCCCATCCCAGGTTTTCGCTGGGGCTTTGCTGGGTATTGTGGTTGCTTGGATGTGTTGTCAGGGTTGTTTAATTGCAATCTGA